From one Tsukamurella tyrosinosolvens genomic stretch:
- a CDS encoding sensor domain-containing protein, whose product MSNPSYGNFQGHAAAPRPRRRWPWALAGAFGVVVLLLATFVGWVVLTDEPPAETGPQPAAVLLSKPDVERVTKVGFADETDDDPRQEPDEFRGADVCRTAWQPLRGVVVGTAVTADRTYDSGSSERPQVELGVARFSDETAAQSVVDRINNDVARCAQSFFVREDREANDWRVQQSAGEWYLRPVVPREGNWYCAAGVRSEGRFVVRALQCGTGSNYVSALLNALARRIASA is encoded by the coding sequence ATGAGCAATCCTTCGTACGGAAACTTCCAGGGACACGCGGCCGCGCCGCGGCCGCGCCGGCGATGGCCGTGGGCCCTGGCCGGCGCGTTCGGCGTGGTTGTTCTCCTGCTCGCGACGTTCGTGGGATGGGTCGTGCTGACCGATGAGCCACCTGCTGAAACCGGGCCGCAGCCCGCAGCAGTGCTCCTGTCGAAGCCCGACGTCGAACGGGTGACGAAGGTGGGTTTCGCCGACGAGACCGACGACGATCCCCGCCAGGAGCCCGACGAGTTCCGGGGAGCCGACGTATGCCGGACCGCATGGCAGCCCCTGCGGGGTGTGGTCGTGGGCACCGCCGTGACGGCGGACCGGACCTACGACAGTGGGTCCTCCGAGCGGCCCCAGGTCGAGCTGGGGGTGGCCCGGTTCTCCGACGAGACGGCGGCGCAGTCGGTGGTCGATCGGATCAACAACGATGTCGCGAGATGCGCGCAGAGCTTCTTCGTCCGCGAGGACCGCGAGGCCAATGATTGGCGGGTCCAACAGTCGGCGGGCGAGTGGTATCTGCGTCCCGTCGTCCCTCGTGAAGGCAACTGGTACTGCGCTGCCGGGGTTCGTTCGGAGGGGCGTTTCGTGGTGCGAGCGCTGCAATGCGGAACGGGATCCAATTACGTATCGGCGCTGTTGAACGCGCTGGCGCGGAGGATCGCGAGCGCATGA
- a CDS encoding helix-turn-helix transcriptional regulator: protein MDIQFFRQDFAETAEWTIAAQRHEVLIWRSGTARSKEFAFESGASGRIEPKVSSVWVVPAGDKSTASAQHAEYDFARVSLPVVMSESTILKPVVARRDPLLHNVVERVASAAGRDDVVSRLLVDSLLDVVRLHILDQYGVRTEPRCSTRSLDASAQRRVLERINDGTEAELDLSALAEAEGMSPDAFRRAFARAFRTTPHRYLMDRRIARSKGLLVTTTLSITEISEALGFASPSHFATTFKRRVGRSPSAYRAAP from the coding sequence ATGGACATCCAGTTCTTCCGCCAGGACTTCGCGGAGACTGCCGAGTGGACGATCGCGGCGCAGCGTCACGAGGTTCTGATCTGGCGTTCCGGAACGGCACGTTCGAAGGAATTCGCGTTCGAGAGTGGGGCGTCGGGTCGGATTGAGCCGAAGGTGAGCAGCGTCTGGGTGGTGCCGGCCGGTGACAAGTCCACTGCGTCGGCTCAGCACGCCGAGTACGACTTCGCTCGGGTCTCGCTTCCCGTGGTCATGTCGGAGTCGACGATATTGAAACCGGTGGTCGCACGGCGAGATCCGCTGCTGCACAACGTCGTCGAGCGGGTCGCGAGCGCGGCGGGCCGCGATGACGTCGTCTCCCGTCTGCTGGTCGATTCTCTGCTCGACGTCGTGCGTCTACACATTCTCGACCAGTACGGCGTCAGGACCGAGCCCCGGTGCTCGACGCGTTCGCTCGACGCCTCCGCGCAACGGAGGGTCCTCGAGCGGATCAACGACGGCACCGAGGCCGAACTCGATCTCAGTGCACTGGCGGAGGCCGAGGGAATGTCGCCCGATGCATTTCGTCGTGCATTCGCCCGCGCATTCCGCACCACGCCCCACCGCTACCTGATGGACCGTCGGATCGCGCGATCGAAAGGACTTCTGGTGACGACGACGTTGTCGATCACCGAGATCAGCGAAGCGCTGGGATTCGCGAGCCCCAGCCATTTCGCGACGACGTTCAAGCGCCGCGTCGGCCGGAGCCCTTCCGCCTATCGAGCGGCGCCCTGA
- a CDS encoding PucR family transcriptional regulator codes for MSAESVEPMKRTVGLYDELFARVLSGASTNEVVEAMVTGCAAVTEALVVDGSDCEVARAPLASTLDPRRDRWVLDVATQGRRTGRPVVVSRGDTTAIYYPTAVAGRYVGGILVLTPAGFGDGFIATIGRFAGLYALLAARDLALLRPGGGVDLPVVRDLLAHQGAVDADLRTRAERAGIDVTAEWVVGVVGPSPRADLRRMSDSAGARFDYVTVFGGAVAVMHEVGDSAGTAAEVAADIRRVVGFDALVCAASTNDGASGGLSRAHATAMEAVRVLRTAGRRCGAVDVASLPAYLPLLRSLTASEVDGFVDAQLGPLREFDGATSSELVRTLRVFFDENMNTAATARRLGLHPNTVIKRLRRVSELLGGEWADGSGAVSLRLALSIDGLAADPRG; via the coding sequence GTGTCCGCCGAGAGCGTCGAGCCGATGAAGCGGACGGTGGGCCTCTACGACGAACTGTTCGCACGTGTTCTGTCGGGGGCTTCCACGAACGAGGTCGTGGAGGCGATGGTGACCGGCTGTGCCGCCGTCACTGAGGCACTCGTGGTCGACGGCTCCGACTGCGAGGTGGCGCGGGCGCCGCTGGCGTCCACGCTCGACCCGCGACGCGACCGATGGGTCCTCGACGTCGCGACCCAGGGACGTCGAACCGGCCGGCCGGTCGTCGTTTCGCGCGGCGACACGACCGCGATCTACTATCCGACTGCGGTGGCCGGACGGTACGTGGGCGGCATCCTCGTCCTGACCCCGGCGGGATTCGGTGACGGGTTCATTGCAACGATAGGGCGCTTCGCGGGCCTGTACGCCCTTCTCGCGGCCCGAGATCTCGCGCTGCTGAGACCGGGAGGGGGTGTTGACCTTCCCGTGGTCCGAGACCTGCTGGCGCACCAGGGGGCGGTGGACGCCGACCTTCGCACGCGGGCCGAACGGGCCGGTATCGATGTCACGGCCGAATGGGTGGTCGGCGTCGTCGGCCCCTCGCCCAGAGCCGATCTGCGCAGAATGTCTGATTCCGCGGGCGCCCGCTTCGACTACGTCACGGTCTTCGGGGGTGCGGTCGCGGTGATGCATGAGGTGGGTGATTCGGCGGGCACCGCGGCGGAGGTCGCCGCGGACATTCGACGGGTCGTCGGCTTCGATGCGCTGGTGTGCGCCGCCTCGACGAACGACGGCGCATCGGGCGGGTTATCGCGTGCACACGCGACCGCGATGGAGGCGGTGCGCGTACTGCGAACCGCTGGTCGACGGTGCGGAGCGGTGGATGTGGCGAGTTTGCCCGCCTACCTGCCCCTGTTGAGATCACTCACTGCGTCGGAGGTTGACGGGTTCGTCGACGCGCAACTCGGCCCACTGCGAGAGTTCGACGGGGCGACGTCCTCCGAGCTGGTGCGCACGCTCAGGGTGTTCTTCGACGAGAACATGAATACGGCGGCGACCGCCCGGCGGCTCGGCTTGCACCCCAACACGGTGATCAAACGCCTGCGACGCGTGTCCGAGTTGCTCGGCGGCGAATGGGCGGACGGCTCGGGCGCGGTGAGCCTGCGACTTGCGCTGAGTATCGACGGGCTCGCCGCCGATCCTCGCGGGTGA
- a CDS encoding helix-turn-helix transcriptional regulator, with translation MSPVRREGSLPIFNRIGVLRAERRMSRKELAAAIDVNPQTVGALERGDHYPSLDLAFRVCAVFDLPVEAVFSRSEFGPLSTELYGRNERGGAR, from the coding sequence ATGAGTCCGGTGAGGCGGGAGGGATCGCTCCCCATCTTCAATCGCATCGGTGTGCTGCGCGCCGAGCGCCGGATGAGCCGGAAGGAGTTGGCGGCGGCGATCGACGTCAACCCGCAGACCGTGGGCGCGCTGGAGCGCGGGGATCACTATCCCAGTCTCGATCTCGCGTTCCGCGTGTGCGCGGTGTTCGACCTGCCGGTGGAGGCGGTGTTCTCCCGCAGTGAATTCGGGCCCTTGTCGACAGAGCTGTACGGACGCAACGAGAGAGGCGGAGCACGATGA
- a CDS encoding TetR/AcrR family transcriptional regulator: protein MSGPERRAQILGIAAREFGAHGLHGASIEEVAREAGITQAYVFRMFGTKKALFLELVTDAFSGLVDAMARAGEGTVGIDALARMGAEYYENLGDDTALRLQLQGFAACGDPEVRAVVRGCFARLWDTTARGTGLDPVTVKTFLAFGMLLNAGAALDVADVDEPWADGVRTLIRPGLFEHITTATNGPASS, encoded by the coding sequence ATGAGCGGACCCGAACGCAGGGCGCAGATACTCGGCATCGCCGCGCGCGAATTCGGCGCGCACGGACTCCACGGTGCGTCGATCGAGGAGGTGGCCCGGGAGGCGGGGATCACCCAGGCGTACGTCTTCCGGATGTTCGGCACGAAGAAGGCGCTGTTCCTCGAGCTCGTCACCGATGCCTTCTCCGGGCTCGTCGACGCGATGGCGCGGGCGGGGGAGGGCACCGTCGGCATCGACGCGCTCGCGCGGATGGGTGCCGAGTACTACGAGAACCTCGGCGACGACACAGCGCTCCGCCTTCAGCTCCAGGGATTCGCCGCCTGCGGCGACCCCGAGGTCCGCGCCGTCGTGCGTGGCTGCTTCGCGCGCCTGTGGGACACCACCGCGCGCGGCACCGGGCTCGATCCCGTCACCGTCAAGACCTTCCTGGCGTTCGGCATGCTGCTCAACGCGGGGGCCGCGCTCGACGTCGCCGACGTCGACGAGCCCTGGGCCGACGGGGTCCGCACCCTCATCCGGCCCGGGCTGTTCGAGCACATCACCACCGCGACGAACGGACCGGCGTCGTCGTGA